The following proteins come from a genomic window of Corynebacterium crudilactis:
- the hemL gene encoding glutamate-1-semialdehyde 2,1-aminomutase, translating to MTHMTSSNTARSAEWFEKAQKLTPGGVNSPVRAFGSVGGQARFIEKAHGSTLIDVDGNEYVDLVCSWGPMLMGHAHPAVVEAVQKAVVDGLSFGAPTIGEVELAQDIIKRTSVEEVRLVNSGTEATMSAVRLARGYTQRSKILKFEGCYHGHVDALLASAGSGVATFALPDSPGITGAQTSDTIVVPYNDIEAVRNAFAQYPGQIACIIAEAAGGNMGTVAPLNNFNDKLLAIAHADGALLILDEVMTGFRTSYRGWFGVDKVTADLVTFGKVVSGGLPAAAFGGKAEIMNMLAPQGPVYQAGTLSGNPVAVAAGRASLKLADESLYDTINANADRLHALISEALSHEGVAHHIQRASNMLSIRFAEGEGHNFSDMKAADTFRFAPFFHALLDNGIYAPPSVFETWFVSSALTDDDFSKIEQALKPAARAAAEAKAS from the coding sequence ATGACGCACATGACATCGTCCAATACGGCTCGATCCGCAGAGTGGTTTGAAAAGGCACAGAAGCTCACCCCTGGTGGTGTGAATTCCCCTGTTCGCGCTTTCGGTTCAGTGGGTGGACAAGCCCGATTCATTGAAAAGGCTCACGGTTCCACCCTGATCGATGTGGACGGAAATGAATACGTTGATTTGGTGTGCTCCTGGGGTCCTATGCTCATGGGCCATGCACACCCAGCGGTTGTAGAAGCTGTACAAAAGGCCGTTGTTGATGGCCTGTCCTTCGGTGCTCCCACCATCGGTGAGGTTGAGCTGGCACAGGATATTATCAAGCGCACCTCTGTGGAAGAGGTCCGTTTGGTGAACTCTGGAACTGAAGCCACCATGTCGGCGGTTCGTTTGGCGCGTGGATATACGCAGCGTTCCAAGATTTTGAAGTTTGAGGGTTGCTACCACGGCCATGTGGATGCGCTGCTGGCTTCTGCTGGATCCGGTGTGGCTACGTTTGCGCTGCCTGATTCCCCAGGTATTACTGGTGCGCAGACTTCTGACACCATCGTTGTGCCTTATAACGACATCGAAGCTGTACGTAATGCATTTGCGCAGTACCCAGGCCAGATTGCGTGCATCATCGCAGAAGCTGCTGGCGGAAACATGGGTACCGTTGCACCGCTAAATAATTTCAACGATAAGCTCCTGGCGATCGCCCACGCAGATGGCGCGTTGCTGATCCTCGATGAGGTCATGACTGGTTTCCGCACCTCCTACCGTGGCTGGTTCGGTGTGGACAAGGTCACCGCTGACCTGGTCACTTTCGGCAAGGTTGTATCCGGCGGTCTGCCTGCTGCTGCGTTTGGCGGCAAGGCGGAAATCATGAACATGCTGGCCCCACAGGGGCCGGTTTACCAAGCAGGCACGCTGTCCGGCAACCCGGTTGCGGTCGCAGCTGGTCGGGCATCGCTAAAGCTTGCCGACGAATCCCTCTACGACACCATCAACGCCAACGCAGATCGCCTCCATGCGTTGATCTCTGAAGCATTAAGCCACGAAGGCGTTGCACACCATATTCAGCGTGCATCCAACATGCTCTCTATTCGTTTTGCAGAGGGCGAAGGCCACAACTTCAGCGATATGAAGGCAGCAGATACCTTCCGCTTCGCGCCGTTTTTCCATGCGTTGCTAGACAACGGCATTTATGCGCCACCAAGCGTTTTTGAAACCTGGTTTGTTTCTTCCGCATTGACGGACGATGATTTTTCCAAGATCGAACAAGCACTTAAACCTGCAGCACGCGCAGCAGCAGAAGCGAAGGCATCATGA
- the hemB gene encoding porphobilinogen synthase produces the protein MNTSSDYSHALIRRPRRLRSNPAMRELVAETALRPADLILPMFFADGITEAREISSMPGVYQHTEDSLLRAAHEALDAGVRCVDLFGVPVDADKDANGSQSWSETGVLNRALGSLRKEFGDDLLIMADTCLDEFTDHGHCGVVTQDRHGNAIVDNDATLPLYQQMAVAQARAGAHLVSPSGMMDGQIAAIRAALDEEGFQDVAIMAYSAKYASAFFGPFREAVGSSLQGDRRTYQQDPANLRESLLEAELDIAEGADFIMVKPALPYLDVLTRIADASPVPVAAYQVSGEYAMIQAAGRNGWIDLDAVMMESLTSIKRAGANQILTYFAVDAARALSHA, from the coding sequence ATGAACACTTCTTCTGATTATTCTCACGCACTAATCCGCCGCCCACGTCGTTTGCGCAGCAACCCTGCGATGCGCGAGCTAGTGGCAGAAACCGCATTGCGTCCAGCAGATCTCATTTTGCCTATGTTTTTTGCAGACGGTATTACAGAGGCTCGTGAGATTTCTTCTATGCCAGGCGTCTATCAGCACACAGAGGATTCTCTTTTGCGTGCAGCACATGAGGCACTAGATGCTGGTGTGCGTTGCGTTGACCTGTTTGGCGTGCCTGTTGATGCTGATAAAGATGCCAATGGTTCTCAATCCTGGTCAGAAACTGGTGTGCTCAACCGTGCACTGGGATCATTGCGTAAGGAATTCGGCGATGATCTTCTGATTATGGCTGATACCTGCCTGGATGAATTCACCGATCATGGACACTGCGGCGTGGTCACGCAGGATCGTCATGGAAACGCCATCGTAGATAATGATGCAACCTTGCCTTTGTACCAGCAGATGGCAGTGGCTCAAGCTCGTGCGGGTGCACATCTTGTCAGCCCATCCGGCATGATGGATGGCCAAATCGCAGCTATCCGTGCCGCGTTAGATGAGGAAGGCTTCCAGGATGTCGCCATCATGGCGTACTCCGCGAAATATGCTTCCGCGTTCTTTGGGCCGTTCCGTGAAGCTGTGGGTTCCTCCCTCCAGGGCGATCGTCGTACCTATCAGCAGGATCCTGCTAACCTGCGGGAATCTCTTCTCGAGGCAGAGCTGGATATCGCAGAAGGCGCTGATTTCATCATGGTCAAGCCTGCGCTGCCATACCTTGATGTACTGACCCGCATTGCAGATGCCTCACCTGTTCCAGTTGCGGCGTACCAAGTCTCTGGTGAGTACGCGATGATCCAAGCAGCAGGACGTAACGGTTGGATTGACCTTGATGCAGTGATGATGGAATCACTGACCTCCATCAAGCGTGCCGGTGCCAACCAAATTCTCACATACTTTGCTGTTGACGCTGCCCGCGCCCTTTCTCACGCTTAA
- a CDS encoding histidine phosphatase family protein, which translates to MTQTIVHLVRHGEVHNPEKILYGRIPGYQLSSRGRSQAARTAASFEGHDVTYIAASPLQRVQETSEPFLKVTGLELITDEDLLEAGNRFEGLRTKGLRSQLWNPVRWPLMYNPTLPSWGEHYTDILERVMAAVERARVAAEGHEAILVTHQLPIVCVQRHARGQSLSHNPALRQCDLASVTSLVFQDDQIVGVHYNEPAQEI; encoded by the coding sequence ATGACACAAACCATTGTCCACCTAGTTCGCCACGGTGAAGTCCACAATCCGGAAAAAATCCTGTACGGACGTATTCCTGGTTACCAACTCTCTTCCCGTGGACGCAGCCAGGCTGCCCGCACCGCAGCGTCTTTTGAAGGCCATGATGTCACCTATATCGCGGCCTCTCCATTGCAGCGTGTGCAGGAAACCTCGGAACCTTTTCTCAAGGTCACTGGCCTAGAGCTAATCACCGATGAGGATCTTTTAGAGGCCGGCAACCGCTTTGAAGGTCTGCGCACCAAGGGTCTGCGTTCCCAGTTGTGGAACCCGGTGCGGTGGCCATTGATGTACAACCCCACGCTGCCAAGCTGGGGCGAGCATTACACCGACATCTTGGAACGCGTGATGGCAGCAGTCGAGCGTGCACGAGTGGCTGCAGAAGGCCACGAAGCAATTTTGGTGACTCACCAGTTGCCGATTGTGTGCGTACAACGCCATGCTCGCGGACAAAGCCTGTCCCATAACCCAGCACTGCGTCAATGCGATCTCGCCTCAGTGACATCTTTGGTATTCCAAGATGACCAAATTGTGGGCGTCCACTACAACGAACCAGCTCAGGAGATTTGA
- a CDS encoding heavy metal translocating P-type ATPase — translation MSASSESSSVDKAVDTAITDAKTAALQAGIGLTRLIESDEEEDVSSDIKVSLAFELEGLDSAPSLIALEKALEEIPGVSADLIYPSQTAWITATDRVHPDTLIETFAEFGIRAQLSNSSLLRRHQQISAEVSREARIDRYRSRMSAKRISPRVRRHNREEMIHAVRARESGWIKRKHHSSAQQEDPMSGDVLFTARALITPMRLWVSLPFALIVLGLSLYPAVQFDYWQWLSAALSIPVVVWGAWPFHRAAAGGIRRGISALDATSSIAIAAAYLWSIAMLLFESPGNKSWRSYPSWFAFDHGTLTQNEIYFDVACGITVLLLAGRLLTRRRSQSSLLAELARLQINPLRTVTVVRKHRMTRVVEELNIPVQEVRVNDDVKVPPNTMIPVDGTVIGGGSKIAASIIMGQDPRVVKVNDRVFAGSVNIDAELKVRVVRTGHRTRIAAVHRWVKEATFRENRHNRAAIRSAGNLVPITFSLAVVDFCLWALISGNINAAFTTALAVLACVAPVALALSAPLATRNSIEAAARHGVLVRSGEIFRMLDDVDTTVFNRGGTLTDGEMTVETVTADKGEDPELVLRVAGALAMESQHAISKALVKASREARDSGAGGDDVPHWIEVGNVEITEEGSFLATVELPIIKPTGEKVMRSVEATLWRPRSMTEVREHLSPRLVAAATSGGAPLIVRWKGKDRGVITLNDHVRTDASDAILAIEEQGIETMMLSRDTYPVARRYADSLGITHVLAGIAPGKKSQVVRAVHTRGSTVAMIGDGSVLDCLKVADVGILMGVDRPSELRDDADDPAADVVVLREAVMSVPVLFRLARRYARLVNGNIALAWIYNGVAMVFAISGLLHPMAATVAMLASSLLIEWRSGRARRF, via the coding sequence GTGAGCGCATCGTCGGAGTCTTCATCGGTGGACAAAGCCGTAGACACCGCTATTACTGACGCCAAAACAGCAGCGTTGCAAGCAGGCATCGGGTTGACTCGACTTATTGAGAGCGACGAAGAGGAAGATGTCAGCTCTGATATTAAAGTCTCTTTAGCCTTTGAGCTGGAAGGGCTAGATAGTGCTCCTTCATTGATAGCTTTGGAAAAAGCTTTAGAAGAGATACCTGGCGTATCAGCCGATCTTATTTACCCTTCTCAAACTGCCTGGATTACCGCCACTGACAGAGTGCATCCGGATACTCTCATTGAGACCTTTGCCGAGTTTGGCATCAGAGCACAGCTGTCCAATTCCTCATTACTGCGTAGACATCAGCAAATAAGCGCTGAAGTGAGCAGGGAAGCTCGCATCGATCGGTATAGATCACGGATGTCAGCCAAACGGATTTCTCCGCGTGTGCGTCGGCACAACCGTGAAGAAATGATTCATGCAGTGCGTGCTCGGGAAAGTGGTTGGATTAAACGCAAACACCACAGCAGCGCACAACAAGAAGATCCAATGTCCGGGGATGTGTTATTTACTGCCCGCGCATTGATCACTCCGATGCGTTTGTGGGTGTCATTGCCTTTTGCTCTCATCGTGTTGGGATTGTCTCTTTATCCAGCAGTGCAATTTGATTATTGGCAGTGGCTGTCTGCGGCGCTTTCTATTCCAGTGGTGGTGTGGGGTGCGTGGCCTTTTCACCGTGCCGCAGCCGGCGGGATTCGTCGTGGAATTTCTGCGCTTGATGCCACAAGTTCGATTGCTATTGCAGCAGCATATTTGTGGTCGATAGCCATGTTGTTATTTGAAAGCCCAGGTAATAAATCCTGGCGTTCCTATCCTTCATGGTTTGCTTTTGATCACGGCACCTTGACGCAGAATGAGATTTATTTTGATGTAGCTTGTGGCATCACGGTGTTGTTGCTGGCCGGAAGGTTGCTCACTAGACGGAGAAGCCAATCTAGTTTGCTGGCGGAGTTGGCGCGTCTGCAGATTAACCCGTTGCGCACTGTGACAGTGGTGCGCAAGCACCGGATGACGCGTGTTGTGGAGGAACTAAATATTCCAGTACAAGAAGTGCGCGTTAATGATGATGTCAAAGTGCCACCGAACACGATGATTCCTGTAGATGGCACTGTTATTGGTGGTGGTTCCAAGATTGCCGCGAGTATTATCATGGGCCAAGACCCACGTGTGGTTAAAGTAAATGACAGAGTTTTCGCCGGCAGCGTCAATATTGATGCAGAGTTAAAAGTCCGCGTGGTTAGGACTGGACACCGCACTCGCATTGCCGCTGTACACCGGTGGGTCAAGGAAGCCACGTTTCGGGAAAACCGCCACAATAGGGCAGCCATTCGTTCTGCAGGAAACTTAGTTCCGATTACTTTTTCCTTAGCAGTGGTAGATTTCTGCCTGTGGGCATTGATCTCTGGAAATATTAACGCGGCATTTACTACTGCCCTGGCAGTATTGGCGTGTGTAGCCCCAGTGGCGTTGGCGTTATCTGCTCCATTGGCCACGAGGAACTCCATCGAAGCAGCAGCTAGGCATGGAGTATTGGTGCGCTCTGGAGAGATCTTCCGCATGCTTGATGACGTGGATACGACAGTATTCAACCGTGGCGGAACCTTGACCGATGGTGAAATGACAGTAGAAACCGTCACCGCCGACAAAGGCGAAGACCCCGAATTAGTGCTGCGCGTAGCCGGCGCATTAGCAATGGAATCACAGCACGCCATTTCAAAAGCACTCGTGAAAGCCTCCCGCGAAGCAAGAGACTCAGGAGCAGGCGGCGACGATGTCCCACACTGGATTGAAGTCGGAAATGTGGAAATCACCGAGGAAGGCTCCTTCCTCGCAACAGTAGAACTGCCAATAATAAAACCAACTGGTGAGAAAGTTATGCGTTCTGTGGAAGCCACACTATGGCGCCCACGATCCATGACGGAAGTCCGGGAACACCTAAGCCCACGCTTGGTAGCAGCAGCCACCTCCGGTGGCGCACCATTAATCGTACGGTGGAAAGGCAAAGATCGTGGTGTCATCACACTCAACGATCACGTCCGCACCGATGCCTCAGATGCCATCCTGGCCATTGAGGAGCAAGGCATCGAAACCATGATGCTATCGCGAGATACCTACCCAGTGGCACGTCGATACGCAGATAGCTTAGGCATCACCCACGTCTTGGCAGGCATCGCGCCGGGCAAGAAATCCCAGGTCGTCCGCGCAGTGCACACCCGTGGTTCCACGGTGGCGATGATTGGTGATGGCTCTGTTCTAGATTGTTTGAAAGTCGCGGATGTAGGAATTTTGATGGGTGTGGATCGCCCCTCTGAACTCCGCGATGATGCCGATGACCCGGCAGCAGATGTCGTGGTGCTACGTGAAGCAGTGATGAGCGTGCCGGTGCTGTTTAGATTGGCAAGGCGTTATGCCAGGTTAGTCAACGGAAATATTGCTCTGGCCTGGATATACAACGGTGTGGCTATGGTGTTCGCCATTTCTGGTTTGTTGCACCCCATGGCCGCAACAGTGGCTATGTTGGCTTCTTCGTTGTTGATTGAATGGCGCTCGGGAAGAGCTCGACGGTTCTAA
- a CDS encoding TlpA family protein disulfide reductase: protein MRLTKLAATIGCVTLSGFALVACGSDSTAGTDAVAVGGTFQFHSPDGKMEIFYDEADRQQLPNIGGDSLMNEGTEIQLSDFENQVVVLNAWGQWCAPCRSESDDLQVIHEELQAAGNGETPGGTVLGVNVRDYSREIAQDFVTDNGLDYPSIYDPPFMTAAQLGGVPASVIPTTIVLDKQHRPAAVFLREVTSKDILDVALPLVDEA from the coding sequence GTGCGTTTGACCAAGCTAGCAGCAACAATCGGCTGCGTTACACTCAGTGGATTTGCGCTAGTGGCCTGCGGCAGCGACAGTACCGCTGGTACTGATGCTGTCGCAGTCGGAGGAACCTTCCAATTTCACTCTCCGGATGGAAAAATGGAGATCTTCTACGACGAGGCCGATCGTCAACAGCTCCCCAATATTGGTGGAGATTCCCTCATGAATGAGGGCACAGAGATTCAACTGTCCGATTTTGAGAACCAAGTTGTGGTGCTCAATGCCTGGGGTCAGTGGTGTGCACCATGTCGTTCCGAATCAGATGATCTTCAAGTAATCCATGAAGAACTCCAAGCTGCCGGTAACGGCGAGACCCCTGGCGGTACTGTGCTTGGCGTGAACGTCCGTGACTATTCACGCGAGATCGCCCAAGACTTTGTCACAGACAATGGCCTTGATTACCCAAGCATTTATGATCCTCCTTTCATGACTGCAGCACAGCTTGGTGGTGTTCCAGCATCGGTCATTCCAACCACCATCGTGCTGGATAAACAGCACCGACCAGCTGCTGTGTTCTTGCGCGAAGTTACTTCTAAAGACATTTTGGATGTCGCGTTGCCATTGGTAGATGAGGCCTAA
- a CDS encoding cytochrome c biogenesis CcdA family protein: MSEFVVAQSIGQQFADVAASGPLFLGILAAALAGLVSFASPCVVPLVPGYISYLAGVVGGEVEYSQQGAKVKTKRFAVGAAALMFILGFTVVFVLATVSVFGAISLLTLNADTLMRVGGVVTILMGIVFMGFIPGLQRDTRMAPKRWTTWLGAPLLGGIFALGWTPCLGPTLAAIISISAGTEGMTAARGVILIIGYCLGLGLPFLLIALGSSKALTGADWLRKHSRKLQIIGGVLLILVGVALLSGSWAIFINWVRQWTVEYGATLL, translated from the coding sequence ATGTCTGAGTTTGTGGTTGCCCAAAGCATCGGCCAGCAATTTGCCGATGTCGCAGCCTCTGGTCCATTGTTCTTAGGCATTCTTGCCGCAGCTCTTGCAGGCTTGGTGTCTTTTGCCAGCCCATGCGTGGTGCCTTTGGTTCCGGGCTATATTTCCTACCTCGCCGGCGTTGTCGGTGGGGAAGTGGAGTACAGCCAACAAGGTGCCAAAGTAAAAACCAAGCGTTTTGCAGTGGGCGCTGCAGCATTGATGTTTATTTTGGGCTTTACTGTGGTGTTCGTGCTGGCTACCGTCAGCGTGTTCGGCGCCATCAGCCTGCTCACACTCAATGCAGATACGCTTATGCGCGTTGGCGGTGTGGTGACCATTCTCATGGGCATTGTGTTTATGGGATTCATCCCCGGATTACAGCGCGATACCCGCATGGCTCCTAAACGCTGGACCACTTGGTTGGGTGCACCACTTCTCGGTGGCATTTTCGCCTTGGGATGGACGCCTTGTCTAGGACCCACACTGGCTGCCATTATTTCTATTTCCGCAGGTACCGAAGGCATGACTGCTGCTCGCGGAGTGATTTTGATTATTGGTTATTGCTTAGGTTTGGGCCTGCCCTTTTTGTTGATTGCGCTTGGGTCAAGCAAAGCCCTAACCGGCGCGGACTGGTTGCGTAAGCATTCGCGGAAGCTACAAATCATCGGCGGTGTGCTTTTGATCTTGGTCGGAGTAGCGTTGCTCTCTGGCTCTTGGGCGATTTTTATCAACTGGGTGCGCCAATGGACCGTGGAATACGGCGCAACACTGCTTTAG
- a CDS encoding DUF3806 domain-containing protein has translation MDIQQLDAETTAWKDSLLRTAQEAGFHFEPPQLFEDFETMVEQYQQAAVTDPDIDVTDIQQLWGIVVGEYLRAKIGMEWVIITDDYGTDLAILATAPNGSHVYSCPIIVVGKRFSPEYEPGQLEFFCNQFLVTSLAQLQRS, from the coding sequence ATGGACATCCAGCAGCTAGACGCCGAAACAACAGCATGGAAAGACAGCCTCCTGCGCACTGCACAGGAGGCTGGTTTTCATTTTGAACCACCTCAGCTCTTTGAGGATTTTGAGACCATGGTGGAGCAATATCAGCAGGCAGCAGTCACGGACCCAGATATTGATGTCACAGATATTCAACAACTGTGGGGCATCGTGGTGGGGGAGTACCTGCGCGCCAAAATAGGGATGGAATGGGTAATTATCACTGATGATTACGGCACAGACCTGGCAATTCTAGCCACCGCCCCCAATGGCAGCCACGTGTATTCCTGCCCGATCATCGTGGTGGGAAAGCGCTTTTCCCCCGAATATGAGCCCGGCCAATTGGAGTTTTTCTGCAACCAATTCCTGGTGACATCACTGGCGCAGTTGCAGAGAAGCTGA
- the hemE gene encoding uroporphyrinogen decarboxylase, producing MTTFNIPAARRTLVDAPILDAANGKTPTRTPVWFMRQAGRSLPEYKKVREGISMLDSCFMPELLAEITLQPVRRHDVDAAILFSDIVVPLRAAGVGVEIVPGRGPVLDSPVRSRQDVDNLPILEGNVPEIEEGIRIILDELSDSQTLIGFAGAPFTLASYLVEGGPSKNHEKTKAMMHGEPQTWHALMERLVPTIVNSLKSQINAGIDAMQLFDSWAGFLTERDYTEFVLPYSTQILDEIEQYQLPRIHFGVGTGEILGAMSKAGSEIMGVDWRVPLDKAAERIAAVSGPKVLQGNLDPALLFAGRAPLTKEIERIKAEAQTAIDAGHATGHIFNLGHGVLPNTVAEDITEAVSIIHS from the coding sequence ATGACCACATTTAATATTCCAGCTGCACGCCGCACGCTGGTTGATGCTCCTATTCTTGATGCCGCTAATGGCAAGACTCCCACTCGGACCCCGGTGTGGTTTATGCGCCAGGCTGGTAGGTCTTTGCCTGAGTACAAAAAGGTTCGTGAAGGCATCAGCATGTTGGATTCTTGCTTCATGCCGGAGCTTCTTGCAGAGATCACTTTGCAGCCTGTGCGCCGCCATGACGTAGATGCTGCGATTTTGTTCTCTGACATTGTGGTTCCGTTGCGTGCTGCTGGTGTTGGGGTAGAAATCGTTCCAGGACGTGGACCTGTTCTAGATTCTCCTGTGCGTAGCCGCCAGGATGTGGACAACCTTCCAATTTTGGAAGGAAATGTTCCTGAAATCGAAGAGGGCATTCGTATCATTTTGGATGAGCTGTCTGATTCCCAGACTTTGATTGGTTTCGCGGGCGCTCCGTTTACTTTGGCTAGCTACTTGGTTGAGGGTGGTCCTTCGAAGAACCATGAGAAGACCAAAGCAATGATGCATGGTGAGCCACAGACATGGCACGCATTGATGGAGCGTTTGGTTCCAACGATTGTGAATTCTTTAAAGTCTCAGATCAACGCTGGTATTGATGCTATGCAGTTGTTTGATTCTTGGGCTGGTTTCCTCACTGAGCGCGATTACACCGAGTTCGTGTTGCCGTATTCCACTCAGATTTTGGATGAAATTGAGCAGTACCAGCTGCCACGTATTCACTTTGGTGTGGGTACCGGTGAGATTCTTGGTGCGATGAGTAAGGCTGGCTCTGAGATTATGGGCGTGGATTGGCGCGTTCCACTGGATAAGGCTGCGGAACGTATCGCTGCGGTATCTGGTCCGAAGGTATTGCAAGGTAACCTCGATCCTGCGTTATTGTTTGCAGGTCGTGCACCATTGACCAAGGAAATTGAGCGCATCAAGGCAGAGGCTCAAACTGCTATTGATGCAGGTCATGCCACTGGGCATATTTTCAATCTTGGACATGGAGTGCTGCCAAATACGGTGGCGGAAGATATTACTGAAGCCGTTTCCATTATCCATTCTTAA
- a CDS encoding protoporphyrinogen oxidase: MRFAIIGAGLAGLTAAYEIHKADPTAHIDVLEAGERIGGKLFTVPFASGPTDIGAEAFLAARFDAVDFFTELGLADSLVSPSTEAKSQYFAGGQLHAFPAGGVMGIPAAAPDAPEFPADAPFEWIPGQDISVGALVRRQYGDQIVDTVVSSLLGGVYSSTADDLGLRASVPALAAALDQLAEAGESVTLSAAVKAVEAQRAATKSSSETRPVFQTFKGGYAELYEALAEQCGADIHLDSFVSAITKSGEGFAIKGGGEGIYDKVILAVPAPTAAVLLRDLTPDAAPHLRAIKLASSAVVGMRFDSAEGLPDNSGVLVAVNEPGITAKAFTFSSKKWPHLASRGGALVRASFGRLGDEASSRMDEDLLVDAALDDLLTITGFDGRAAGLGEIFVQRWFGGLPVYGVDHIATVAAARAEIARVPGVEAIGAWAGGVGVPAVIADAQAAVHRLLG; this comes from the coding sequence ATGCGTTTTGCCATCATCGGTGCGGGCCTTGCAGGTCTGACTGCTGCTTATGAGATTCACAAAGCTGACCCCACTGCCCACATCGATGTTTTGGAAGCGGGCGAACGCATTGGCGGAAAGCTATTTACGGTGCCGTTTGCTTCTGGCCCAACAGATATTGGTGCGGAAGCGTTTCTCGCTGCCCGTTTTGATGCAGTGGATTTTTTCACTGAGTTGGGATTGGCGGATTCTTTAGTGAGTCCGTCCACGGAGGCGAAGTCGCAGTATTTCGCTGGTGGCCAGTTGCATGCTTTCCCAGCTGGCGGCGTGATGGGCATTCCTGCAGCAGCACCAGATGCCCCAGAATTCCCAGCAGACGCTCCTTTTGAGTGGATCCCTGGTCAAGATATTTCTGTCGGCGCGTTGGTGCGCCGTCAGTATGGCGATCAGATCGTGGATACCGTGGTGTCTTCTTTGTTGGGAGGCGTGTATTCCTCTACTGCGGATGATTTGGGTCTGCGTGCTTCGGTGCCGGCTTTGGCTGCTGCATTGGATCAGTTGGCTGAAGCTGGTGAGTCTGTGACGTTGTCTGCTGCTGTCAAGGCAGTGGAAGCACAGCGCGCAGCTACCAAGTCAAGCTCGGAAACTCGTCCTGTGTTCCAGACCTTCAAGGGTGGCTATGCGGAACTGTATGAAGCGTTGGCTGAGCAATGCGGTGCAGATATTCACCTGGATAGTTTTGTTTCTGCCATCACGAAATCTGGCGAGGGCTTTGCCATCAAGGGCGGTGGCGAAGGCATCTACGACAAGGTTATTTTGGCGGTTCCGGCACCGACCGCAGCAGTGTTGTTGCGTGATCTCACTCCAGATGCCGCACCTCATTTGCGCGCTATTAAGTTGGCGTCTTCCGCTGTTGTTGGCATGCGTTTTGATTCAGCAGAAGGTTTGCCGGACAACTCCGGTGTGCTCGTTGCTGTCAACGAGCCAGGCATCACGGCGAAGGCGTTTACCTTCTCATCCAAGAAGTGGCCGCACCTGGCGAGCCGCGGAGGTGCGCTTGTACGCGCGTCGTTCGGAAGGTTGGGCGATGAGGCGTCGTCACGCATGGACGAGGATTTGCTTGTCGACGCCGCCCTCGACGATCTGCTCACCATCACCGGTTTCGACGGTCGCGCCGCCGGACTTGGTGAAATCTTTGTGCAGCGCTGGTTCGGTGGGCTCCCTGTATATGGAGTTGATCACATTGCTACCGTCGCCGCGGCTCGTGCAGAGATCGCACGTGTGCCAGGCGTGGAAGCAATTGGCGCATGGGCCGGGGGAGTAGGCGTCCCTGCTGTTATCGCAGATGCCCAGGCAGCAGTACACAGGCTGCTGGGATAA